In Natrinema sp. HArc-T2, the genomic window AGCGACGTCGGACTGGCAACGGACGTCGAGGCCGCCATCGCGACCCACGAACACGACGGGGCGCGAACGTCGGCCCGACTCGCCCACGCCGACGACCTTCTCGAGCGGTCGCTACCGGCAGGCGTCTGTTCGCTCAACTGCGAGCGGGCCTGTCGGATCGCACTCGAGGAACACGCGCTCACGTCGGCGGTCGATGCCGTGGTCGGCCGTGATACGGTCGAGACGTGGAAGCCGGATCCAGAACCGTTGCTCGCGACCGTCCGCCGACTCGACGCCGATCCTGACCGAGCGCTCTTCGTCGGTGACTCCGCGCGAGACCAGCAGACCGCAAAACGAGCAGGCGTCGACTTCGAATACGTCGGTGAGGGACCGTCAGGTGTGTGAGACGGTCTGCTGTCACGATGTACCGATGCAACCGCAGTGCGGGTCGCGGTTGCACCGGACATGACTGACAGTAGTCCGTATGACAGGAGTTCGTATGAGAGACGGGTCGACTACGTCTGGTTTCGTTTCGCGTAGGCAAACACGATGAGCGACGTGACCAGCCAGACCGGGGCCCCGACCCGGATCGCAAACTCGGCGCGGTCCATCCATGTCGGCAGGGTTGCGGTCGTCGACAGCGCAGCGACGATCGGCGCGCCGATCAAGATCGTGATGACGAAGGTCATCTGCATGACCCAGCCGTAGTCAACGCCGTCAGGTGAGGTCGTTTCGACGCGTTCAGGCACGCTCGAGTATGGCAACCCGGTCCTCTTAAGCGCCGCGGGTGTGTCGCGAGCGGCGTCGACGCGAGAACAACGACGTTTAATCATCGGACACGAACCTATGGGTATGCCTACCGTGCGGGATCTCAAAGCGAAGGCGGGCGACGAGCCGATCACGATGTTGACGGCCTACGACGCGCCGACGGCGTCGATCATCGATGAGGCCGGCACCGATATCATCCTCGTCGGCGACAGCCTCGGAAACACCAGTCTGGGCTATGAGACGACGCTACCGGTCACTGTCGACGACATGGTGCGCCACACCGCAGCGGTCGCGCGTGTAACCGACGACGCCCTCGTCGTCGCCGACATGCCGTTTCTCTCGATCGGCGTCGACGAGGCAGCCAGCGTCGAGAACGCCGGTCGAATGCTCAAAGAGGCCGACGCACAGGCGGTCAAGCTC contains:
- a CDS encoding HAD family hydrolase, which translates into the protein MTGYDAVVYDLDGTLVELDVDWDAVAVDVREIYHRADIEPPGDGLWGMLETASDVGLATDVEAAIATHEHDGARTSARLAHADDLLERSLPAGVCSLNCERACRIALEEHALTSAVDAVVGRDTVETWKPDPEPLLATVRRLDADPDRALFVGDSARDQQTAKRAGVDFEYVGEGPSGV
- a CDS encoding DUF5822 domain-containing protein, with the protein product MPERVETTSPDGVDYGWVMQMTFVITILIGAPIVAALSTTATLPTWMDRAEFAIRVGAPVWLVTSLIVFAYAKRNQT